ATAGATAGGTGTAGTTGAGAGAGATGCTCCATCATAAAGTGGTAAAGAAATAATCTCATTCACACCATTACCATAAAGGTTCGATTCAGATGCGCTATAATCGAGTTTTTGCTTATCTGCTGTAATAATATAAGCACGCTTGGCATACTGTTCATTGTTTGGTGTATTCGTTTTCCATGCGTCCTTGTCGTAGGTAACGTGAGTTAGCATTAAGCCACTCCCATAAGTATTACGTCCATATCCCTCAATCTTTGGATACCAAGTACCCGGATGGCGATTCTCAAGAATAAAATATTCTTTACTACTATTAGGATTGCGTATCAACACTGCCATCTCTCCATCAAGACGTTCTGGAGAAGTGAGTGTTACGAATGTCGTGTCCTTAAGTTCCGGTATATTCAGCCAACCGAAATAAGAACGTTCGTAAGCCGTATAACCAATTGGAGCATTGCCGTCGTATACATAAGCTCCAGTATCCATTATCGACCAATTACCAAAGGCATCGTCGCCACTATAACCATACGCAAGTGTGCAATACCAGTCAGGCAAACCAAGTGCATGACCAAGTTCGTGGCAGAATACTCCCATTCCCATAAGGCTGCCATCATTGTCCTGTTCATTACCTACGAAAGCCCCATTGAAATGAAAGCCTTCTATATTCTCCCAACTATTAAAGTCAAACTGGCATGGCCAAACCAAGTCAGCCTGATTAGAACTGGTAGCTTCACCCTTTCCTGCATAGAGAACTGTTACCAATTGTATATTACCCTGTGCATCCTTAAACTCATTAAAGTCCACATTTTGGGCAATGGCAGCCTTGACAGCATCGCGCACAAGATCTTCAACCGCAACATCATTACCATTTACATTGCGTCCATAAGTTTTATATGGCTTGCCTACGTTTACCTTTGCTACCACCTTAAAGTTGGGATCAAACATTCCACGGCTCTGCGACAAAAAATAATCGCGTACCGACCCCTTGCAATTTGCTTCGTCCTTGTAGCCCTTTTCGGTATAATAGCGCTGCATTTTCTCTATCGTATTGCCCTCTTTGAAAGTTGCATCAGAAAATTCCACCATAATAACGGGAATATTTGCCTGACCTATACTATTCAAAGCTCCCATACCAGATTGCTGATAACGTCCTAATCCATCTTCCGTAGAAGCAGAGATAACTTTATGCGACATCTTGTGTCTCCCACGAATAGCGATTTTCCTCATTTCACTGAGTTTATCTGCAACATTGTTTTCTTCCAAAAACGCTTTTTCCTCAGCGGAACGAACATTTGCCTCATGCGCAATATAAGCAGATGGCACCAACTTACCGTTCTCAATGAGCGCATAACACAAGTCTCCCTGCTCGTTTGCTAGTAAGATTTTCTTATCCATAGTAGTATAGAAATCAACACCACTATGCCCATGAACATATACAGTTACCGTAGTTCCATCACTCTGTGCCATAGGCCAAGCCTTCTTTACAGGACGAATGGCCTGTGCCTGCAGAGCCATTGCCACCAAAAGAGAGGCAAAAAAAAATTTTTTATTCATAAATCTAACTTTCATTAAACCATTTTTTAGCATACAAATATAATAATTAATATTTTAAATCATATATATATGACAAAAAAACTGCTATTTTACTCACAAAAAGACTAAAAAACGTTAAGCAGAGTTTGAAAATCAACCTTTCGTGCGTCTTCTAACTGTAATACCAATAATCGAGTAATGAAAGAAGAAGCATTTGCAAAACTGGCTCCACAACTGAGAAGTCTGGCACAAAAGGTCAGCAGAGGGGCGGGAGCCAGCAAGGAAGAGGCCGAAGACATAGCACAGGATGCTATGCTCCGTCTGTGGCAAATGCACGACGAACTTGAAAGATTCAACTCTCTGGAAGCCGTTACGGCGAGAATTGCCCACAACCTGACGCTCAGTCTTCACAGAAAGCCGATACTTGACAACCTGAACGGAAAGGAGATAACACTACTGCAGCCATCGCCTGCCGAAACTTTGGAAGACAAGGAAAACGACGAATGGATGCAACAACGCATAGACCAACTGCCCGACACGGAGCATACGATTCTGATGATGCGGCAGGTGGAGCAGCGAAGCAATAAGGAAATAGCACAACTACTGGGCATTGCAGAGACATCGGTAAGCACGCTGCTTGCCAGAGCACGAAGAAGATTGTTGGAGGACATAAAAAGGAGGAACAAACAATGAAACAAAAATCAACACATTACATAGCCGAACTGCTCGAACGGTTTATGAACGGAGCAACAACGGTGGAAGAAGAGCAGCAACTGGGCGAGTTCTTCAGAACCACGGAGCACATTCCACAAGAATGGCAAGACTATAAAACAATGTTTGCCTACTTCGACAACGGAATGAAAGAACTGCCCTTGAACGAGGAAGAAGACTACAAACAAGCTCTGATTCCTATTTTCATCTGGAAACGGATAGCCGTTGCTGCCTGCATATTCCTACTGTTGGGTGCCACGGTATTCGTCTTGCAGACGAGAAACAACCCAAAGGAAACTGCAAGAATCGAACAATCTTCGCTCAACAACGAAAATATAGATGCCAAAGAGTCTCTTTCCAGTCAGGAAAAAGCACAGATAATGAATGAAAAGCCTGACAATAATCTGGCTATCACGGACGAAAAAAGAACCGAGGACTATACGAAAACAGAAGCTTCAGCCGTAGAGCAGCAAGTCTCCACGGCAGAAAAGCATCCGACTGATTCAAAGGATGGAAAACTGACTGCCGAGAACGACAATAAAAATGCAGAAGAAACCGATATCCAACAGCATAAAACGCAGAAAACTTCAGCAAAGAACAAAACTGAAAAAGATGCACCGAAGACTAACAAAAGGTGCATCGAACAGCAGATTGCACGAGAATATGCGAATATCAACTGGGCACTCATCGAGGCGCAACTGGAAGTTCAGAATGCAACGATGCAGGCGCGTGGATATAGAATAGCCTATGATGAAAACGGATCCGCTTATTATACAAAATCACAAACAGAAACCAATAATATCATACAATTATGAAACATTTCAAATCAATCATCATCATCGCATTGCTTGCACTCCCTTTTACCGCCCAAGCGCAAAAAAACATAGAGAGTGCCATCAAGAAATTTGTCAAGGAAGTGAAGCCTACAAGCTTTATATCTAAATCCAAACTCGATTACAAGGAGAATTTGAAGATATATTGCAACATCTATAAATTCAGACTTCCGAACAACGAGTTCCGTCGCGTGCAACAACTGGAAGAGGCTTTCAATAAAGACGACAACAATGCCTACAATACCATTCATCGAAATGGCACAGAAGGCAATGGAGTAGCAAGTATCGTGTATGCAAAGCACATAAGGACGATTATCGGAGAGCACTACGACAACGTGCGGCTGGCGTGCTATGAAGATGTTAAGGACAGCACAATGCGCTATGCCTATTCGTTGGAATGGGACACTCCGAAAGGAAACGACAGCATAAGAGGAAAGATTATTGAAACCTATGACGTGCGTCCGGTAGGAAACAAAGAGACAGATAAAGAGATTTTTAAAAAGATGACATTCCCAACTCTTGGATACAGCTTCTTGGAAGAGAAACCATACGTAGTCCAAAGCATAGAGAAGGCAATATCGCTGGACGAAGTAGAGGAAATATTGGCAAAACAAAAAGCCAAATCAAAAGACTGGGAAGAAGACGTAAACAAAATAATTCGTGAGTCCAGTCCACAATACAAAGTAAACGACCAACTGCTCCGCTCACAGGAAATGGGCAATTCTGTCTGGCTTTCAACGTTTTATTCGATGAAACAGTTAGTGGAGAAATATCCCGATGCAAACACCACTTCCTATTATATTTCCACCATCTACGACCTTTGCAAGCATTCAAGTCAGTTGGATGACAATGAACGCAAACTCGTACAAGGGGAAATTGGAAAACTGACAAAGCTCGTAAAGGATGATTTCCTCAAATCCCTGCTCAAAAACTCTGCAGACTTTCTAAACAAATAATTCCATAGAATAGTAAAATCTCTCATTGGGGGCGCACATTCTGCGCTCCCTTTTTCGTATCCGTCCATCAAATCCAAGCCGAAAGGAATGTACACATTATATCTGTCCGTTGAATTTATCTTGCCGCCACGCTATTATTTTCCAAAGTTTTTCGTCCCAATTACATCCATCCTCCAAATTGATTTCCAACGATGAAACAAAAAAGGATTCAACCCGATAAAGACACGATTTACAAACGTGCGAAGAATGTCTTATAATTTTCGCAAAAACGCAATGCAATCTTCGCAAGAAAGGAACGCATTCTTCGCACATTTACAAGTTTATCTTTTATTCATTGATTTTCAACAATTTACTAATATTTATGTTCAAAGGGGATAAATGATAAAAGAGTCTCTGATTCAAACTCTTAATACCGACTATTTCATAAAACACACATTATTTAATGGTAAGATAGGGAGCCGTTCTGTGTTTTTTAGTAACTTTGCAATTAAGTTTAATTCATAAAATCAACGAAGATGAAAAAAATACTGTTTGCGTGCGTTGCAGTCGGTTGCCTTTCGGCATTTGTGTCTTGCAAGAACACGGATACAAAGGGAAGTGAGGAAGAAGCGAAGAAGGATACGGTCAGTCTCGTCGGAAAATATACCACGT
The Prevotella sp. HUN102 genome window above contains:
- a CDS encoding M6 family metalloprotease domain-containing protein, which produces MKVRFMNKKFFFASLLVAMALQAQAIRPVKKAWPMAQSDGTTVTVYVHGHSGVDFYTTMDKKILLANEQGDLCYALIENGKLVPSAYIAHEANVRSAEEKAFLEENNVADKLSEMRKIAIRGRHKMSHKVISASTEDGLGRYQQSGMGALNSIGQANIPVIMVEFSDATFKEGNTIEKMQRYYTEKGYKDEANCKGSVRDYFLSQSRGMFDPNFKVVAKVNVGKPYKTYGRNVNGNDVAVEDLVRDAVKAAIAQNVDFNEFKDAQGNIQLVTVLYAGKGEATSSNQADLVWPCQFDFNSWENIEGFHFNGAFVGNEQDNDGSLMGMGVFCHELGHALGLPDWYCTLAYGYSGDDAFGNWSIMDTGAYVYDGNAPIGYTAYERSYFGWLNIPELKDTTFVTLTSPERLDGEMAVLIRNPNSSKEYFILENRHPGTWYPKIEGYGRNTYGSGLMLTHVTYDKDAWKTNTPNNEQYAKRAYIITADKQKLDYSASESNLYGNGVNEIISLPLYDGASLSTTPIYNIKKHTDGTITFHYLTPTAIQNVVTEDVKGNDLYYDLQGRRIKNPIRGIYIKNGKKVIVK
- a CDS encoding RNA polymerase sigma factor, with the translated sequence MKEEAFAKLAPQLRSLAQKVSRGAGASKEEAEDIAQDAMLRLWQMHDELERFNSLEAVTARIAHNLTLSLHRKPILDNLNGKEITLLQPSPAETLEDKENDEWMQQRIDQLPDTEHTILMMRQVEQRSNKEIAQLLGIAETSVSTLLARARRRLLEDIKRRNKQ